One window from the genome of Amycolatopsis sp. NBC_01480 encodes:
- a CDS encoding carbohydrate ABC transporter permease — MKPRGRAGGWVYVVLVAVLGASVFPLYWSFVVSTRDDSAIGSTTPVMLPGGHFFENVRKVFDTVDFWAAIGNSLIVSTTVMVSNVVLASLAGYAFARLKFPGRNSLFLFVVGSAMVPTQLGVIPLYLVVSDIGWYGRLEAVIVPALVGAFGVFWMRQACEAAVTRELVDAATVDGASVVRTFWHVAVPALRPQAAVLAMLTFLASWNDYFWPLVVLDPNDAPTVQVVLSHLASGYYTDYALMLTGATLAVLPVVVLFLVLGRFIVRGILKGTVYG; from the coding sequence GTGAAGCCCCGCGGCCGGGCGGGCGGCTGGGTTTACGTGGTGCTGGTGGCCGTGCTGGGCGCCTCGGTGTTCCCCCTGTACTGGTCGTTCGTGGTGTCCACCCGCGACGATTCGGCGATCGGCAGCACCACGCCGGTGATGCTGCCGGGCGGGCATTTCTTCGAGAACGTGCGGAAGGTCTTCGACACCGTCGATTTCTGGGCCGCCATCGGCAATTCGCTGATCGTGTCGACCACGGTGATGGTGTCCAATGTGGTCCTCGCGAGCCTGGCCGGCTACGCCTTCGCGCGGCTGAAGTTCCCCGGCCGCAACAGCCTGTTCCTGTTCGTGGTCGGCTCGGCGATGGTCCCCACGCAACTCGGTGTGATCCCGCTGTACCTGGTGGTCAGCGACATCGGCTGGTACGGCCGGCTGGAGGCGGTGATCGTGCCCGCGCTGGTGGGCGCGTTCGGCGTGTTCTGGATGCGCCAGGCCTGCGAGGCGGCGGTCACGCGCGAGTTGGTGGACGCGGCCACTGTGGACGGTGCCTCGGTGGTGCGGACGTTCTGGCACGTGGCCGTTCCGGCGCTGCGCCCGCAGGCGGCGGTGCTCGCGATGCTGACGTTCTTGGCTTCGTGGAACGACTATTTCTGGCCGCTGGTGGTGCTCGACCCCAATGATGCGCCGACCGTGCAGGTGGTGCTGTCGCATTTGGCCAGCGGGTATTACACGGATTACGCGCTGATGCTGACCGGCGCGACTTTGGCTGTGCTGCCGGTTGTCGTCCTGTTCCTGGTGCTGGGCCGGTTTATTGTTCGAGGGATCCTGAAAGGCACCGTATATGGCTGA
- a CDS encoding ABC transporter substrate-binding protein gives MRTLTRRPAVAVLTTALLLLASACGGSDAAAGKIKLTVATFGEFGYGPLFAEYQKQHPNIEIQSRVTDFDTHFKTLATQLAAGRGAADVVAVEEQYVPQYIRAKDKFVNLADYGADQLKNQWSPWKWAQGTDGNYVLGLGTDMGSLAMCYRRDLFEQAGLPSDRASVAKLMPTWQAYADLADRFTAKLPKVKFADSAGSVYTAMLNQSPENYFSSKDDSYIADTNPAVRNAFFLAGGIAQKGETAAATTYTQAWNVAIKQGSFATIACPAWMLTQIKEAGGDGNTGKWDVTTVPGASGNQGGSFLTIPKQSAHPKEAYDLARWLTAPEQEKRLFLSDGILPSEPPAYKDPQVVAHTDPYFSNAPVGQLYASSADTLRPNYRGLHDADVRPEFGHALGRIEDKSEDVQQAWDDAVRTGREAIK, from the coding sequence GTGCGAACGCTGACCCGACGCCCGGCCGTCGCTGTCCTGACGACCGCGCTCCTCCTGCTCGCGTCCGCCTGTGGTGGCTCCGACGCCGCAGCCGGCAAGATCAAGCTGACCGTGGCGACGTTCGGGGAGTTCGGCTACGGGCCGCTCTTCGCGGAGTACCAGAAGCAGCATCCGAATATCGAGATCCAGAGCCGGGTCACCGACTTCGACACGCACTTCAAGACCCTCGCCACGCAGCTGGCGGCGGGCCGCGGCGCGGCCGACGTGGTCGCGGTCGAGGAGCAGTACGTCCCGCAGTACATCCGGGCCAAGGACAAGTTCGTCAACCTCGCCGACTACGGCGCGGACCAGCTGAAGAACCAGTGGTCGCCGTGGAAGTGGGCGCAGGGCACGGACGGGAACTACGTGCTGGGCCTCGGCACCGACATGGGCAGCCTGGCCATGTGCTACCGCCGCGACCTGTTCGAGCAGGCCGGCCTGCCGTCCGACCGCGCGTCCGTGGCGAAGCTGATGCCGACCTGGCAGGCGTACGCCGACCTCGCCGACCGCTTCACCGCGAAGCTGCCGAAGGTGAAGTTCGCGGACTCCGCGGGCAGTGTCTACACCGCGATGCTCAACCAGTCGCCGGAGAACTACTTCTCCTCGAAGGACGATTCCTACATCGCGGACACGAACCCCGCTGTGCGCAACGCTTTTTTCCTCGCCGGCGGGATCGCGCAGAAGGGCGAGACCGCGGCCGCCACCACGTACACACAGGCGTGGAACGTCGCGATCAAGCAGGGCTCCTTCGCCACCATCGCCTGCCCCGCGTGGATGCTCACGCAGATCAAGGAAGCGGGCGGTGACGGCAACACCGGGAAATGGGACGTCACCACCGTTCCGGGCGCCAGCGGCAACCAGGGCGGCTCGTTCCTGACGATCCCGAAGCAGAGCGCGCACCCGAAAGAGGCGTACGACCTCGCGCGCTGGCTGACCGCGCCGGAGCAGGAGAAGCGGCTCTTCCTGTCCGACGGGATCCTGCCGAGTGAGCCGCCGGCCTACAAGGACCCGCAGGTCGTCGCCCACACCGACCCGTATTTCTCGAACGCCCCGGTCGGGCAGCTCTACGCCTCTTCGGCGGACACGCTGCGCCCCAATTACCGCGGTCTTCACGACGCCGACGTGCGCCCCGAGTTCGGGCACGCCCTCGGCCGGATCGAGGACAAGTCCGAGGACGTGCAACAGGCCTGGGACGACGCGGTCAGGACGGGCCGCGAAGCGATCAAGTAG
- a CDS encoding alpha/beta hydrolase family esterase produces MSCKRLLAGAAVALGLSCLIAAPAAAAPTGIVDRPVATTGCGKPAPAGGTGHLTSGGVARDYLIHLPDGYNARRPYPLVLSFHGHGRTSQYQEELSGFSKTDAIAVYPQGVTGTDGESAWTGAPYSAPVDDVLFTSDLITSLQQQLCVDPARIYAAGKSNGGGFVGVLACRLPSRIAAFAPVSGAFYPQGGACQPSRRAPLIDFHGTADTTIPYGGNPAKGLPSIPDWLAGWASRDGCFPRPLEFSSARDVVTQWWLGCSLVHFQVQHAGHVWPSTKPNLDSATPTTIDATPVIWQFFRAHPL; encoded by the coding sequence GTGTCGTGTAAACGTCTTCTCGCCGGAGCCGCGGTCGCGCTCGGGCTGAGCTGTCTCATCGCCGCTCCGGCGGCCGCAGCGCCGACGGGGATCGTCGACCGGCCGGTGGCCACCACCGGGTGCGGCAAGCCCGCGCCGGCCGGCGGGACGGGCCATCTGACGTCCGGCGGCGTCGCCCGCGATTACCTGATCCACCTGCCCGACGGCTACAACGCGCGGCGGCCGTACCCGCTGGTGCTTTCGTTCCACGGGCACGGGCGCACCTCGCAGTACCAGGAGGAGCTTTCGGGCTTCTCGAAGACGGACGCCATCGCGGTATACCCCCAGGGGGTCACCGGCACGGACGGCGAGTCGGCCTGGACCGGCGCGCCGTACTCCGCGCCGGTGGACGACGTGCTGTTCACCAGCGACCTGATCACCTCGCTGCAGCAGCAGCTGTGCGTGGACCCGGCCCGGATCTACGCCGCGGGCAAGTCCAACGGCGGCGGTTTCGTCGGCGTGCTCGCCTGCCGGCTGCCGAGCCGGATCGCCGCGTTCGCCCCGGTTTCGGGCGCGTTCTACCCCCAGGGCGGCGCGTGTCAGCCTTCGCGCCGGGCACCGTTGATCGACTTCCACGGCACGGCGGACACCACGATCCCGTACGGCGGCAACCCGGCCAAGGGCCTGCCGTCCATTCCGGACTGGCTGGCGGGCTGGGCCTCACGTGACGGCTGCTTCCCGCGTCCGCTGGAGTTCTCCTCGGCGCGCGACGTCGTGACGCAGTGGTGGCTCGGCTGCTCGCTGGTGCACTTCCAGGTGCAGCACGCCGGGCACGTCTGGCCGAGCACCAAGCCGAACCTGGACTCGGCGACGCCTACGACGATCGATGCGACGCCGGTGATCTGGCAGTTCTTCCGGGCGCATCCGCTGTAA
- a CDS encoding glycoside hydrolase family 3 N-terminal domain-containing protein, with amino-acid sequence MKAQATKRLPVVFFTALLFPGIVSGCASPTISGTAMARPSAAAGGSSVASPPAAAPSLPPSSPASSPASACGAKVASMDVRAQVAQLVVPGVDAANPAAAVELVRSQQIGGIFVGGNNTTLLQNGALNAVQAAAKIPVSVAVDEEGGRVQRIDDLDGSLPSARQLAATKTPAEVQALGVQRGQQLRARGVTVDYAPDADVSDEPDDAVIGDRSYSPDPVKVRQYAMAFANGLRQSGITPVLKHFPGHGHGSGDSHKGTVTTPPLDQLRQVDLQPYRNIAEYGKIEVMVGHLDVPGLTNGVPASISPAAYQLLRGEYHFAGPVITDDLGGMKAITDQYSLPDAVLKALQSGADEALFSSGSGNVGQVLDRLTKAVADGDLPADRVAASVQRVLTSKGVCG; translated from the coding sequence ATGAAGGCGCAGGCAACCAAGCGGCTACCAGTGGTTTTCTTCACGGCGCTGCTGTTCCCCGGGATCGTTTCCGGCTGCGCTTCACCCACGATCTCCGGCACCGCGATGGCGCGCCCCTCGGCGGCCGCCGGTGGCTCCTCGGTGGCCTCTCCACCTGCGGCTGCACCGTCTTTGCCGCCTTCTTCACCGGCCTCTTCACCGGCTTCGGCGTGCGGCGCGAAGGTCGCCTCGATGGACGTCCGCGCGCAGGTGGCCCAGCTCGTCGTGCCGGGGGTCGACGCCGCAAATCCGGCGGCCGCGGTGGAACTGGTGCGCTCGCAGCAGATCGGCGGAATCTTCGTGGGCGGCAATAACACCACGCTGTTGCAGAATGGCGCATTGAACGCCGTGCAAGCGGCCGCGAAGATCCCCGTCTCGGTGGCGGTCGATGAAGAAGGCGGCCGAGTTCAGCGCATCGACGATCTCGACGGCTCACTGCCGAGCGCCCGTCAGCTCGCCGCCACGAAAACGCCGGCCGAGGTGCAAGCGCTCGGCGTCCAGCGCGGGCAGCAGCTGCGCGCCCGCGGGGTCACTGTCGACTACGCGCCCGACGCAGACGTCAGCGACGAACCGGACGACGCGGTGATCGGCGACCGCTCGTACAGCCCGGACCCGGTGAAGGTGCGGCAGTACGCGATGGCGTTCGCGAACGGGCTGCGCCAGAGCGGCATCACGCCGGTGCTCAAGCACTTCCCCGGCCACGGCCACGGCTCCGGCGACTCGCACAAGGGCACCGTCACCACGCCGCCGCTGGACCAGCTGCGGCAGGTGGACCTCCAGCCGTACCGCAACATCGCCGAGTACGGGAAGATCGAGGTGATGGTCGGCCACCTCGACGTGCCGGGCCTGACCAACGGCGTCCCGGCGTCCATCTCCCCCGCCGCGTACCAGCTCCTGCGCGGCGAATACCACTTCGCCGGCCCGGTGATCACCGACGACCTGGGCGGCATGAAGGCGATCACCGACCAGTACTCCCTGCCCGACGCGGTGCTCAAGGCCCTCCAGTCGGGCGCCGACGAGGCCCTGTTCTCCTCGGGCTCCGGCAATGTCGGCCAGGTGCTCGACCGGCTGACGAAGGCGGTCGCCGACGGGGACCTGCCGGCCGACCGCGTGGCCGCTTCGGTGCAGCGCGTGCTGACGTCGAAGGGCGTCTGCGGCTGA
- a CDS encoding HNH endonuclease signature motif containing protein, translating into MAQLEAEQADDFALFAAAGGSARSVTAELALELSVTERRAGADVALAQALTTRLPQTFAAFRRGEINAFKARMVFEPTVALSDELARQVDAIVATRLAGKNPSSLRVAVNRVVQKVDAEGYERRSRARRRDRNVCLIHQDETMSTLLCELPVEQASAIYTSLDQEARRLRRGDEDRTLDQLRADVLADRLLNRTPGDSGIKPVVYLYTDLLTLAGLNEEPAELSGYGAVPAWLARTLAADSNSVWRRIITEPDTGQVLSVGRARYRPPPALAGLVQARDRVCRLPGCHRPSQYSDIDHTRDFAKGGPTAEENLAPLCRRHHRLKDEPGWTFTSASGGEGAVVTPTGRVYPTKPPPLHESRANNAAGDTRDGHEAAA; encoded by the coding sequence GTGGCGCAGCTGGAGGCCGAGCAGGCTGATGATTTCGCGTTGTTCGCGGCAGCAGGTGGTTCTGCCCGGTCCGTGACGGCTGAGCTTGCGTTGGAATTGTCGGTGACGGAGCGGCGGGCCGGTGCCGATGTCGCGTTGGCGCAGGCGTTGACAACCCGATTGCCGCAGACGTTCGCGGCTTTCCGGCGTGGAGAGATCAACGCTTTCAAAGCGCGGATGGTGTTCGAGCCGACCGTCGCCCTTTCCGACGAGCTGGCGCGGCAGGTCGACGCGATTGTCGCGACCCGGTTGGCGGGGAAGAATCCGTCGTCGTTGCGTGTGGCGGTGAATCGGGTGGTGCAGAAGGTTGACGCCGAAGGATACGAGCGAAGATCCCGGGCGCGACGGCGCGACCGTAATGTGTGCCTGATTCACCAGGACGAGACGATGTCCACCTTGCTGTGTGAGCTGCCGGTGGAACAAGCATCGGCGATTTACACTTCCCTCGATCAGGAAGCGCGGAGGCTGCGCCGAGGCGACGAGGACCGGACGCTGGACCAGTTGCGTGCGGATGTCCTGGCCGATCGGCTGCTGAACCGCACGCCGGGTGACAGCGGCATCAAGCCCGTCGTCTACCTCTATACGGACCTTTTGACGCTGGCCGGATTGAACGAGGAGCCTGCCGAGCTATCCGGCTACGGTGCCGTGCCGGCGTGGCTGGCGCGGACACTCGCCGCGGACTCGAACTCGGTGTGGCGCCGGATCATCACCGAACCCGACACCGGACAGGTCCTCAGCGTCGGCCGGGCCCGCTACCGTCCGCCGCCCGCTCTCGCCGGCCTCGTGCAGGCGCGGGACCGGGTGTGCCGGCTCCCGGGATGCCACCGCCCCTCGCAGTACAGCGACATCGACCACACCCGCGACTTCGCGAAAGGCGGCCCGACCGCCGAAGAGAACCTCGCCCCGCTCTGCCGGCGACACCACCGCCTGAAAGACGAACCGGGCTGGACATTCACCTCGGCGTCCGGCGGTGAAGGCGCGGTCGTCACACCGACGGGGCGGGTCTACCCCACGAAACCCCCGCCACTGCACGAAAGCCGGGCGAACAACGCCGCCGGTGACACCAGGGACGGGCACGAAGCAGCCGCCTGA
- a CDS encoding BTAD domain-containing putative transcriptional regulator: MPGDGHNGLRVDVLGPLRAWRGRAEVKLGPARQRAIFAMLAVNAGRSVPRGELIAGVWGDSPPASVEGSVHTYVSGLRRALEPERTRWAAASVLVSEPAGYSLDLGPQALDAAMFEQHREQAQQYAAEGDHEQAAAALDAALALWNGEALSGVPGEFAERHRKHLAELRLDTLKRRAEAVLALGGHQDLIAELTVLVGEHPLHEPLRESLMLALYRSGRPSDALDVFREARATLRAELGVEPGAELRELQQRILAQDPALELPRPAEPEPEPAPVSVLPTRISRAMHGGAEGPLFGREVEARRLAELLDEVHDGRGRAVWIEGEPGIGKSELLASAFGHAADSGLQVAWVAADELSIRFPLQVIMECLAIDAASPDPRRARVAKELTGDQPARRTWGTSDPVLGAVDRLLSLVDELCAAAPLVLVIDDLQWADESSVLVWHRLCAATRQLPLLLVAATRPAPDRAELAQLRRGVEQRDGVVLDLAPLVADDVSRLIEELLGADPGPGLRELAARAAGNPLYVKEMVDVLVRAGAVEVGHGRADVDDPAEFETPRSLVAAVDRRLDFLPPETQDVLRWGALLGMEFAVGDIAAVLGIRPSDLLGPLEEGVAANVLIDTGTQLAFRHPLLRQALYSRLLSGTRAALHRQAAEALARIGAPVKRVAEQLVAAPSTVDPWVLDWLAENQSAVSNRAPLIAVELLERALAACLPTDPRREVLITALVKVLFRLERGPETLAEQALELCQDPENLAEIRHLLAAIRFRQGKVELAVETLGKASEDPEVPEIWRVRHRHLLANFRRGGLDDLDLAESRAYAARADAHGDRYLTAHALQTLWLVDSVRRHHASALEHIDQAIDAVGDEHELADLHLDLLDNRVFTLQNLDRLGEADRTLRAAGEIALRHSMPIGLQVSVAVHRYWEGRWDEALVELDTVTEDGPAITFYGLREPGAAALLLHGVASLIAARRGERGQAAAHLDAAEEYAPATGAERESFDFLLVAHALVELQRGDVKQALAILEPILNPTYAQMMLRHQWLPMFVRLSLDAGDLDRAQRALAVCEEESAKEREPARATAATAWCRGLIDGDPGPVLETVEHFRRAGRKPELASALEDAAVLLAQTGDMVGAHAAFDEAAELYTSLSARWDLQRAEKRLLDLGVRQGSRFSVVRPGFGWDALSPIEVRIATLVAAGRSNPDIATELALPRRTVQAHVARLLGKLESPSRSGVANAVARRTS, encoded by the coding sequence ATGCCAGGGGATGGGCACAACGGGTTGCGGGTGGACGTGCTCGGTCCCTTGCGGGCCTGGCGCGGACGAGCTGAGGTCAAGCTCGGGCCCGCTCGTCAGCGTGCCATCTTCGCGATGCTGGCGGTCAACGCCGGGCGTTCCGTGCCCCGCGGGGAGCTCATCGCGGGGGTGTGGGGCGACTCGCCGCCGGCCAGCGTCGAGGGCAGCGTGCACACCTACGTTTCCGGGCTCCGCCGCGCGCTGGAGCCGGAGCGGACACGGTGGGCCGCGGCCAGCGTGCTGGTGTCCGAGCCCGCGGGCTACTCGCTCGACCTCGGCCCGCAGGCGCTCGACGCGGCGATGTTCGAGCAGCACCGTGAACAAGCCCAGCAGTACGCGGCCGAGGGCGACCACGAGCAGGCGGCGGCCGCGCTCGACGCCGCGCTCGCCTTGTGGAACGGGGAAGCGCTCTCCGGCGTCCCCGGTGAATTCGCCGAGCGGCACCGGAAACACCTCGCCGAGCTGAGGCTGGACACGCTCAAACGCCGGGCCGAAGCCGTGCTCGCGCTGGGCGGGCACCAGGACCTGATCGCGGAGCTGACCGTGCTCGTCGGCGAGCACCCGCTGCACGAACCGCTGCGGGAGTCGCTGATGCTCGCGCTCTACCGCAGCGGGCGGCCGTCCGACGCGCTGGACGTCTTCCGCGAAGCCCGCGCCACGCTGCGCGCCGAGCTGGGCGTCGAGCCCGGGGCCGAGCTTCGTGAGCTGCAGCAACGGATCCTCGCGCAGGACCCCGCGCTGGAACTGCCCCGCCCGGCCGAGCCGGAGCCCGAACCGGCGCCGGTGTCCGTGCTGCCGACCCGGATCAGCCGCGCGATGCACGGCGGTGCCGAGGGCCCGCTGTTCGGCCGCGAGGTCGAGGCGCGGCGGCTGGCCGAGCTGCTCGACGAGGTGCACGACGGCCGGGGCCGCGCCGTCTGGATCGAGGGCGAGCCCGGCATCGGCAAGTCCGAGCTGCTCGCCAGCGCGTTCGGGCACGCGGCCGATTCGGGCCTGCAGGTCGCCTGGGTGGCCGCGGACGAGCTGAGCATCCGGTTCCCGTTGCAGGTGATCATGGAATGCCTGGCCATCGACGCCGCCTCGCCGGACCCGCGCCGGGCGCGCGTGGCCAAGGAGCTGACCGGCGACCAGCCGGCCCGGCGCACCTGGGGCACCAGCGATCCGGTGCTCGGCGCCGTGGACCGGCTGCTGTCCCTGGTCGACGAGCTGTGCGCGGCCGCCCCGCTGGTGCTGGTGATCGACGACCTCCAGTGGGCCGACGAGTCGAGCGTGCTGGTGTGGCACCGGCTTTGCGCCGCCACCCGGCAGCTGCCCCTGCTGCTGGTCGCCGCCACCCGCCCGGCCCCCGACCGCGCGGAGCTGGCCCAGCTGCGCCGCGGGGTCGAGCAGCGTGACGGCGTGGTGCTGGACCTGGCCCCGCTCGTCGCGGACGACGTGTCCCGGCTGATCGAGGAGCTGCTCGGCGCCGATCCCGGCCCCGGGCTGCGCGAGCTGGCCGCCCGTGCCGCCGGGAATCCGTTGTACGTCAAGGAGATGGTGGACGTCCTGGTCCGCGCCGGTGCGGTCGAGGTCGGCCACGGGCGCGCCGACGTGGACGACCCGGCGGAGTTCGAGACCCCGCGCTCGCTGGTGGCGGCGGTCGACCGGCGGCTCGACTTCCTGCCGCCGGAGACGCAGGACGTGCTGCGCTGGGGCGCGCTGCTGGGCATGGAGTTCGCGGTCGGCGACATCGCGGCGGTGCTCGGCATCCGGCCGTCGGACCTGTTGGGCCCCTTGGAAGAGGGCGTGGCCGCGAACGTGCTGATCGACACCGGCACCCAGCTCGCGTTCCGCCATCCCCTGCTGCGCCAGGCCCTTTACAGCCGGCTGCTCTCGGGCACACGCGCCGCGTTGCACCGGCAGGCCGCCGAAGCGCTGGCGAGGATCGGCGCACCGGTGAAACGGGTCGCGGAGCAGCTCGTGGCCGCGCCGTCCACAGTGGACCCCTGGGTGCTCGACTGGCTGGCGGAGAACCAGTCCGCCGTGTCCAACCGCGCGCCGCTGATCGCCGTCGAACTGCTCGAACGAGCGCTGGCCGCCTGTCTGCCGACCGATCCGCGACGCGAGGTGCTGATCACCGCGCTGGTGAAGGTGCTGTTCCGGCTGGAGCGCGGCCCGGAGACGCTGGCCGAGCAGGCGCTCGAGCTGTGCCAGGACCCGGAGAACCTCGCCGAGATACGGCACCTGCTCGCCGCCATCCGGTTCCGGCAGGGCAAAGTCGAGCTGGCCGTGGAGACGCTGGGCAAGGCGTCCGAGGACCCCGAGGTGCCGGAGATCTGGCGCGTCCGGCACCGGCACCTGCTGGCCAACTTCCGCCGCGGCGGGCTGGACGACCTCGACCTCGCCGAATCGAGGGCATACGCCGCCCGCGCCGACGCCCACGGCGACCGGTACCTGACCGCGCACGCGCTGCAGACGCTGTGGCTGGTGGATTCCGTGCGGCGCCACCACGCGAGCGCGCTGGAGCACATCGACCAGGCCATCGACGCCGTCGGCGACGAGCACGAGCTGGCCGATCTGCACCTGGACCTGCTGGACAACCGCGTTTTCACGCTGCAGAACCTGGACCGCCTCGGCGAGGCCGATCGGACGCTGCGCGCCGCGGGCGAGATCGCGCTGCGGCACTCGATGCCGATCGGGCTGCAGGTTTCGGTCGCCGTGCACCGGTACTGGGAGGGCCGCTGGGACGAGGCGCTGGTGGAGCTGGACACCGTCACCGAGGACGGGCCGGCGATCACGTTCTACGGCCTGCGCGAGCCGGGTGCGGCCGCGCTGCTGCTGCACGGCGTCGCGTCGCTGATCGCCGCTCGCCGCGGTGAACGGGGCCAGGCCGCGGCGCACCTGGACGCGGCCGAGGAGTACGCGCCGGCGACGGGCGCCGAGCGGGAGAGCTTCGACTTTCTGTTGGTGGCGCACGCACTCGTGGAGCTGCAACGCGGCGACGTCAAGCAGGCGCTGGCGATCCTCGAGCCGATCCTGAACCCGACGTACGCGCAGATGATGCTGCGCCACCAGTGGTTGCCGATGTTCGTGCGGCTTTCGCTCGACGCGGGCGACCTCGACCGCGCGCAGCGGGCGCTCGCCGTCTGCGAGGAAGAGTCGGCGAAGGAACGCGAGCCGGCCCGCGCGACCGCCGCCACGGCGTGGTGCCGCGGCCTCATCGACGGCGACCCCGGGCCGGTGCTGGAGACCGTGGAGCACTTCCGCCGGGCGGGCCGGAAACCGGAGCTGGCGAGCGCGCTGGAGGACGCCGCGGTGCTGCTCGCGCAGACCGGCGACATGGTCGGCGCGCACGCGGCCTTCGACGAGGCCGCCGAGCTGTACACCTCGCTTTCCGCGCGATGGGACCTGCAACGCGCCGAGAAACGTCTGCTGGACCTGGGTGTCCGGCAGGGCTCGCGGTTCTCCGTCGTCCGCCCGGGCTTCGGCTGGGACGCGCTCTCCCCGATCGAGGTCCGCATCGCGACGCTCGTCGCGGCCGGCCGCTCGAACCCGGACATCGCGACGGAACTGGCTCTGCCGCGGCGGACGGTGCAGGCGCATGTGGCTCGGCTGTTGGGGAAGCTGGAGTCGCCTTCGCGTAGTGGCGTGGCGAACGCGGTGGCGCGCCGGACTAGCTGA
- a CDS encoding carbohydrate ABC transporter permease — protein MLYTAWVSLHRWNLLSGDEGRFGLANYAELLADSRFYNALFNTTSIFLLSAVPEFFLALGIAALLNRPLRGATWWRTGVLLPNVVSVVAVGLVFGQLFSRDYGVVNEVLGWFGVDPISWQARQWSSHLAVATMVMWRWTGYNALIYLAAMQAVPQDLYEAAALDGASRWRSFWSVTVPGIRPTIAFTVVAATVNGLQLFAEPQLFDPTGSGGNDRQFQTLTMYLYEQGFSKFDAGYAAALSWVMFVFCAVFAVFNYRLVRRFVSAS, from the coding sequence ATGCTTTACACGGCGTGGGTCTCGCTGCACCGCTGGAATCTGCTTTCCGGTGACGAGGGCCGCTTCGGCTTGGCCAACTACGCCGAGCTGCTCGCCGACTCGCGCTTCTACAACGCGCTTTTCAACACCACCAGCATCTTCCTGCTCTCGGCGGTCCCGGAGTTCTTCCTCGCGCTCGGCATCGCGGCGCTGCTGAACCGGCCGTTGCGGGGCGCGACCTGGTGGCGCACCGGGGTGCTGCTGCCGAACGTGGTGTCGGTGGTGGCCGTCGGGCTGGTGTTCGGGCAGCTGTTCAGCCGCGACTACGGCGTGGTCAACGAGGTGCTCGGCTGGTTCGGCGTCGACCCGATCTCGTGGCAGGCGCGGCAGTGGTCCTCGCACCTGGCCGTGGCCACCATGGTGATGTGGCGCTGGACCGGGTACAACGCGCTGATCTACCTGGCCGCGATGCAGGCGGTGCCGCAGGACCTGTACGAGGCGGCGGCGCTGGACGGCGCCTCCCGCTGGCGCTCGTTCTGGTCGGTCACCGTGCCCGGTATCCGGCCGACCATCGCGTTCACCGTCGTGGCCGCCACGGTGAACGGCCTCCAGCTGTTCGCCGAGCCGCAGCTGTTCGACCCCACCGGCTCCGGCGGCAACGACCGGCAGTTCCAGACCCTCACGATGTACCTGTACGAGCAGGGTTTCAGCAAGTTCGACGCCGGTTACGCGGCCGCGCTGTCCTGGGTGATGTTCGTGTTCTGCGCGGTGTTCGCGGTGTTCAACTACCGGCTGGTGCGCCGGTTCGTGAGCGCGTCGTGA
- a CDS encoding helix-turn-helix transcriptional regulator translates to MDQVRVAAWASDPIALAGLIEHLRSCEEIQVVPGQRRGEAAVLVFAASRVTPDVKAALRAAASETPAAIVLVAGHVEAEELPELAACHVAAVLPREAIAGDKLVKSIVAAATGRESSLRDLLGQAQSLQHAAGGAALSPREVDVLRLMAEGWDTAEIAGKLCYSERTVKNVIYGMTNRLKLRNRPHAVAYALRAGVI, encoded by the coding sequence ATGGATCAGGTCAGGGTGGCGGCGTGGGCTTCGGACCCGATCGCGCTGGCGGGGCTCATCGAGCACCTCCGCTCGTGCGAGGAGATCCAGGTGGTGCCGGGCCAGCGCCGTGGTGAGGCCGCCGTGCTGGTGTTCGCCGCGAGCCGCGTGACGCCGGACGTGAAGGCCGCCCTGCGCGCCGCCGCGTCCGAGACGCCCGCCGCCATCGTCCTGGTGGCCGGGCACGTCGAGGCCGAAGAGCTGCCGGAGCTGGCCGCCTGCCACGTCGCCGCGGTGCTGCCGCGCGAGGCGATCGCGGGCGACAAGCTGGTGAAGAGCATCGTCGCGGCCGCGACCGGCCGGGAGAGCTCGCTGCGCGATCTGCTGGGCCAGGCGCAGAGCCTGCAGCACGCCGCGGGCGGCGCCGCGCTGTCGCCGCGCGAGGTCGACGTGCTCCGGCTGATGGCCGAGGGCTGGGACACGGCCGAGATCGCGGGCAAGCTCTGCTACTCGGAACGGACCGTGAAGAACGTCATCTACGGCATGACCAATAGGCTGAAGCTGCGCAACCGACCGCATGCCGTCGCCTACGCCCTGCGCGCAGGTGTTATCTGA